AAGGAATGTTCCCGGATAAGAGACCTCTACGGATTCAACCGTATCTCCGTCAACAGCAAACTGCTTGAGCTTCTCCATCTCTGTATCTGGATCAAATGTAAGGACTCCGCTGTTCATGGTGAAGACGCGAGCCGCTTTTTCTCCGCCCCGAATCTTCACGACATTCGCACTTGTCGGAATCGGATTGGACGGCAACAAGTTGACACCCAGAAGCGTGTTAATCATCGTTGATTTTCCAGCGGAAAAATGTCCGCAAAACGCAATATTCAGTTCAGCGTGTTTTGTTTTCGCGGCCAGTTGAATGAGCTTGTGCGGCGTGGTTTCGTCACCCTGCGATTTCATTACTTCTGCGAGTTCTTCCCATGTATGTGCCAGTCGGGAAAAGTCCGTTTCCCGGATCAATACTTGACTGTCAAGCACTTCTATTCCACCCTTCTCCATCGTTCCTACTCTCTCTACTTGTGCCTGTTCAAAAGAACTTCCTTTATCCTACACTCTATTCTACCATGCCGAATGTACCATAGGTCACAAATGAGTTCAATTCAAAACTATGAAAGATTTAGCATTCGCCTATTCTTCCGCATAATTTTCCTCTCATCTGGAAAAAATCGCACTAACATGATATTCGCAATCTGAACGGGAGGAACTTAAAATGATGCGCAGATTTTTGTCACAGCGTCGCAAAAAGAAAACTCCCTCTCTTATCACACAGCGTTTGCAGCAGCGAAATGATCCTGCACTTGCACTATCGACCAGTTTGCAACAAAACATGGAGACATTTAAGACTGTGCTCGGCAGCCCACACGATTTATTAATTCGTTCCTTTACGATCGGCAACACCACACATTCCTGTGCCGTGATTGCGATTGATGGATTGGCGAACTGCGATATGCTAGATGCGCAAGTCCTTGGACAAATCCAGTTGATGATCTCGACTGCTTCCAAAGTAGTACCGACTGAACCTGATGAGATTGTCCGGATGCTTTATGAGGAAGTCCTTTCTGTTGTTGAAATATCGAAAGCAACGGATTTGACAAAAATACTCGAAGGCATTCTTTCCGGGGATACAGCCATTTTTGTAGATGGAGCGACCGAAGTCATTATTATCGACAGCAAGGGATGGAAAACGCGGGCCATTGAGGAGCCTGTCTCCGAAGGCTTGGTGCGAGGTCCGCGGGATGGCTTTACGGAGAGTATCCGGGACAATACCGTCCACATTCGCAGACGCGTCAAAGACCCAAACTTGCGCTTTGAAGGGTCTATCATAGGCAGACGCAGCCGTACAGATGTGATTATCGCCTACATTGAAAACATCGTTGATCCAGAACTACTGGATGAAGTGAGACGGCGAATATCTACGATCGATGTTGACGAGATAGAAGAGTCCGGTTTTATCGAGCAATGGATTGAAGATGATTTTCTGTCGCCTTTTCCGCAGATTCATAACACAGAGCGGCCCGATAAAGTGAGTACAGCATTGTTTCAAGGCCGCATTGCGATATTGGTGGACGGCACTCCCATGGTGCTTATTTTGCCGGTGACGATTGGCTTGCTCCTCCACTCACCTGAGGATTACTACGAGCGTTGGATTGTCGGTTCATTAGCCAGGCTGTTGCGGTATTTGGCAGCATTTCTGGCCGTCTATTCGCCCGCTTTCTATATCGCTCTCGTCACTTTCCACCCCGGCTTGATCCCGTCAGATCTCGCCTTCTCGATTGCAGCCACACGTGATGGGGTTCCGTTTCCGGCATTCGTAGAAGCAATCATGATGGTGACGACGATGGAGCTGTTGCAGGAAGCGGGATTACGCTTGCCGAAGCCGATCGGCCAAACCGTCGGAATCGTTGGCGGTCTCGTCATCGGTGATGCTGCGGTTTCTGCGGGCATCGTCAGTCCAGTCATGGTCATCGTCGTCGCCCTCACTGCCATCGCTTCTTTTGCCATCCCTGCTTATCACCTTGCCATCGCCTTTCGGATGATTCGTTTTTTCGCCATGTTTATGGCGGCCATTTTTGGTATTTATGGCGTGGTGCTTAGCTTTATTGCCATCATGATTCATTTATCCAATCTGACCAGCATCGGGTACCCTTATTTGGCGCCTCTTGCTCCACAGATGCCAAGGGATTGGAAGGATATGATTTTGCGCGCACCTGTTACCTTTTTGAAAACCCGACCAGATGCCCTTCACACGAAAGATGAAAACAGAATGAGTACAGGAGGGTCGTAAGTGAGTGCAGAAACCTTGGCGGAGAAAATGATCAGCAAAAATCATATGGGGATTAATATTGCCTCAGTCACAATCGGCGTCGGCATCCTGACCTTTCCCCGCTCCTTAGCCAAGGCAACCGGAGCATTCGATGGATGGATTTCCGTCGTGATTAGCGGTCTTTGCGCGTGTCTGGTTGGCTGGCTGCTTGCCAAGCTGGCTGCTCGGTTTCCGAGACAAAGCTTCTTTGAATACAGCTCGATCATCGCAAGCAAACCGATCGCCTACATCTTGACCTTTCTCGTCTGTATTTACACGATGCTATTTGTTTCATTTGAAATCAGGGCAATCGGAAACATCGCCAAGCAGTATCTGTTCTACAATACCCCGGTGGAAATGATCACGCTCTCTTTTCTCTTGATCGTTCAATATTCCGTGATTGGATCACGCATTGCCATGCTGCGGCTCAACTTGCTGTTTTTGCCTGTAGTTCTTGTCGTCATGTTCATCGTCCTGCTGTTTACTACCCAGTTGTTTGAGATCGATAATATCCGTCCCTTTTTTTCATCAGACTGGCGCTCTCTCTTGGAAGGCTCCAGAGTTGTCGGACTGTCTTATTCGGGCTTTGAGATTATCCTTTTTTACACCATGCTGATGAAAAAGCCTCAGGAAGGGGCAAAGGCCGTGACGTTAGGTCTCTCGATCCCCATTCTGCTCTACATGACCATCTACATGTTCGCCATCGGAGTATTCTCTGCGGAGGTTGCGACGAACCTGACCTATCCAACCATCGAGCTGGCAAAAGAGGTCGAAATCCCCGGCGGTTTTTTTGAGCGGGTGGAGTCCATTTTCTTCACCATCTGGATCATGACGATCTTCAACACATGTGCGATGTGGCTCGATATTACCGTGCTCAATTTATCTTCCATGTTCCACAAGGTGCGCAAAACGTTTTGGGTGCTCATTCTTTCTCCCATGATTTATTTTGTCGCGATGCTTCCGCAAAACCTGGTTGATTTCTTCGCATTTGCAGATAGCATCACTTATTTCGGAATGATCCTCGTCTATTTATGTCCGATTTTGCTGCTCCTCATCGCTGTCATACGAGGTGTAAAGGGTCATGAATAGACAGCTCACTGCTTTCTGCATCTTCCTGCTTTTATCGACTTTGCTGGCTGGATGCTGGGATCAGGTTCAAATTGAGGAACGAGGATTTGTGGTAGGCGTAGCGGTTGATAAACCTCGTACAAAAGAAGCCGAGCAGCAAGCCAAACAAGAGGCACCAGACAAACCTCAAGTAAAAGAGCGCTTTCTCGTCACCCATCAATTCGTCGTCCCCGGTGGATTGATCTCCGGCGGCCAAGGAAGCGGCGGTGGTCAAAACACAGCCAATGAGGCTTACCTCAACCTCGTATCCGAGGGAGACTCTCTTTTCGAGATTTCCCGCGAATTGGCTACCCGGACCAGCAGAACTCCGTTTTATCAGCATATGAAGATCCTGATCGTCTCCGAAGACGTTGCCCGTACGAAAAACGGTTTTGCCAGAGCACTCGATTTCTATCTACGTGATCCAGATTCCAGACGAAGCAGCAAGGTATTTATCTCAAATGGCCTCGCTAAAGAAGTACTGGAAGTCAAACCGAAAACAGAGAAGCTGCCCGCTATTTACGTCAACTCGATTGGAGAAAACGTCAAAAAAAATTCCCGCATGCTCCCAGAGGCCCGATTGGGCGATGTCCATGAGGAGCTTCTCAGTTCGTACAGTTTTGTGGTTCCGCGTATTAGACCCGAAGAGCAGGAGGTAAAATTAGCAGGCGCCGCTGTTTTTACCCATGACAATCAGTTGGTTGGTTTTCTCGGGGAAGAAGAGACGGAAGGGCTGAATTTTCTCACGGGAAAAGTTAGCGGAGGTATGGTAAAAGGCAAGTTAAAAAACAATCTTGTCTCGATGAACATCCAAGGGATCAAGCATAGCATTGAACCAGATTTACGCGATCCGCAACACATGAAATTCAAGATAACTATCGAGTGTGAAGGCACATTAGCCGAGTCTTACGCCACAATGGATTCTCTGAATAACACTACGATGGAAAAGCTTGAACAAGTGTTTGCCGAAGAAATCGAGCGAATGAGTAATGATACCATCAGGAAGGTCCATAAGCAGATGAAAGTGGATGTCATCAAGCTTGGCAACTATCTGAAGCAGCATTATTTTTCGCTTTGGAAAAAGATTCGGCGGGATTGGGAAACAGGGCAGCATCTGTATGAAAAAAGTGAAATAAAAGTTCAAGCAAAAGTCTATTTACGCAATATCGGTGCAATCAACCGTACCGAACGCCAAAACAACAGGTGATTCCATGCTCAAATTTTTAGGCGTAGTTCCTCCCTATATGACCTTCGCAGGAACGATCATGGCGTTTTTGATTCCCTATCTTTTTTTTAAAATCAATAACAAAATTCATGAGTTAGGCGATCCGCCGTGGAAGAAACGGAATAACTCCGGTTCATAAAACACCAAGCCGAAATGTACCATGTTTCGGCTTGGTGTTTATCTCATTCGATTTCAAGTTCTCGCAATGTAATATCCCCCTTCAAATATCCGTCAAATGTCTCGATTCGCCTGCAATTGTTTTTGTTCCACTCGAAGTCTCGTAAAATTTGTTCCTCACTCCGCGTTTTTCTTCTTTTCATCTTCATGTTTTTCAATCTTTCATGTGCGTCAATCGATTTTTTGACCGATTTTTCCCATTTTCTTTTATAGATAGGACGTGTTTTTTTGACGATCTTTGCATACGTCATTCTTTCCCGTCTATGATTGAGGATGACCCGTAAAACGCGGCTTTGCTTTTGGAGCAGGGCTTTGCATTCCTTCAGCAGGTCTGGGCTTGAATCTTTTGCGTTCATTTTTGTTTCAATGTCTTTCAGATGATCCTTTTCCAGTTGCAAGCTATTCAAGTCATCATCCTTCATGGAAAAGGATTCCAAATAATTTTCATTTGCATATTTCAGCTCATCGTATTCCGTCTCAATCTCAGCATCTCGCAACTCTTGGATAAAACAGCTTCTGTATCCTTCATCAACCATTTTGTCCATCACAACAGCAGGAGCTAGCTCAAAGGCTTCTGGTTGGTCTGCATCCTCCATGGCTTCAAACTCGATAAAATCTTGTCTATTTTTCTCGTACATTTTCTCGATTGCTTTTCGAATACCCGCAGACTCTACCACCAATCCGTCTTGTACACTCCCGTAGTCCGCTACCCTTTCCCGTCCTTTCCATGCTATCGGATCTTTATTTTTCGCATGATCTGACATCAAGGCTTGATGCATGGAAAAGCGAATACCTGAAACGCCCTTCGTATCTTCCAATTCACTGGACTTCTTCGTAAAGTCTTTGTCTTCTCCGCGATTTACGGAATACGACAAATGGTATCTCGCCGTATAATCACTCTCCGTATAATCCAAATTACTTTCGTCCATATTTTCTGAATATTGATCATAGGAGGAATCCCCTACCGTCGGACGACCAAATTGCCCATTGTTGAGCATCTCTGCCTTTGCCTCCCATTTGAAGGGTATTCTGACAGGAAGCTGAATTTCCCACGGCTTGTCCGCGTCTATTTTTTTCAAGATCCCCAATTTTAATAGCTGATCCTGGTCTACACTGAAGTTCAATTGATCGTATTTTACTTCTACCGTGTACTCATACTTTGTTCCAATTTTCGCTTCACGAAGCATTTCCTCGATTGTATTATTATAGGATTGTTGATTATTTTTTGTATCCTGCGGGGCTACATTCCATTCTTGATCGGCTCCTTGTCCTCTGAGGATCTGATAGCCAACCAAATGACCTCCGTCGTAGCTAGCCAATAACCCGCTGATCGCGCCTTCCCGTATGAGAATCTCTTCATTTCCAAGATTTCCAATGGCTGTTACCAACTTTAAGCCTTCACGGTCATTTTTAGAGGCACTTTTTGTAATAAGAGCGGTAACAGAATGAGGACGGTCGCATGTATCTCCCAATTCTTTTTTTGTTTTGGCAAATACCTTTGCATTCAAATTTTTTTCCCCGTACACTTCCTTTAACATCCCCCAAAAAGTAGGAAGTCCTTTATCTGCTTGCACATCCGTAAACTTCCCGTCATCTCCAACGGCTTCTTCAAAATCTTCTTGTTCGAATACATCTGGATGGTCCGCTTTCATTTTATTGAGATTCTCTTGTTTGAGTTTCCTTTGGATGATTGGCATTCGAGGTTGCTTTTGATTTTGCAACAGCTGCGTCATTGCTTTGTTTCCTACTTTTTTGGCGAGCTGTAAAACGGGTGGCAGATTTCGGGGGGAATTTTGTGGGGAACGTACATTGTCAGATAGATTTTTGCTGCTTGGCCTATGATTTTCTTTTGGGAGTAGCTCCCGATTATGGAACACCCTATCATCCCCTATTCGATTGGAGTTTCTTTCAAGAAAGGACTCACCCGTCTATCCGAGCAAGCCCTTTTCCACTTTTCCTATTGTTGTGCCAGCAAATCAGCAAACGCTTTGGCGTACGCAGGCAGATCAGGCGGTCTGCGTGAACCAACAATATGACCGTCTACCACAACCTCTTCATCTATCCAAATCGCTCCTGCATTCTCCATATCATCTTTAATGCCTGGCGTAGATGTCGTCGTTACCCCGCGTAAAATTTTTGCGGAAGCAAGCACCCACCCCGCATGGCAAATATGCCCAATTGGTTTTTTCGCCTCGTGCATCGCAACCACAAACGACAGCACTTCTGGATAGCGACGCAGCTTGTCAGGTGCCCACCCTCCTGGAACGAGTACACCTGCATAGTCGGCAGGATTAACCTCTGCCATCGCTTTGTCGGCCTCACACGGTACACCGTACTTCCCTATGTAGACGTGATTTGCCTTTGGGCCTACAAAATGGACCGTAGCGCCTTCCTCTCGCAATCTCATCACCGGATACCAGAGCTCGAGATCCTCAAATTCACTTTCGACGAAGCAAACCACTTGTTTTCCTGCAAGTCTCAATGTTCTCGCCTCCTTTTCCTTCTATACTACGCTATTGTAGCAGGTACAGAAGGAAAAGACAGTAGGTTCGTGGATCAAGCATTCATTTCCTCAGGAGTAGGTATGTGCATGACGACTTTTGTCCCTTTTCCCATTTCAGAGGTGATACTCAAGGTAGCTCCAGGAATGGTATCCAATCGTCTGCGGATGTTTTGGATGCCGATGCTTCCTTTTTGATTTTCTCCTTTTGATATTTGGTACAAGAGATCATCTGCTATACCGACCCCATCGTCTTCGATCATGACCTTGATGTAATGACCTCCGTCCACAATGGTAAGCGTCACATGACCTTTTTCGTCCTTTTCGAACAATCCATGCCGGATCGCATTCTCTACGAACGGTTGGATGCTCAAGGAAGGAATCTCTTTTTCAAGAATACCTTCGTCCACGTGACATACAAAGTCGAAGCCTTCTCCAAAACGAGCCTTTTCGATATCTACATAAGCATGGATAAGCTCCATTTCCCGAAATAACGGAACGAACAACGTCGTCCGATCCATATCCAAAATATAGCGCAAGTACTGACTGAGCATGGTGATGAGATACGCTGCCTTTTCTCCATCGGTATAACAGAAAGAAATGACACTGCTTAAAGCGTTATAGAGAAAATGCGGCTTGATTTGAGCCTGATGAAACGCGTGTTCATTGCGAATTGCCTCCTGAATGGAGGTCTTCATCGAGAGCAATGTCTGCACGCGGGCAATGAGTGTCTCCGCATCAAACGGTTTGGTCACATAGTCATTCGCCCCTGCTCTATAGCCGAGTGCAATGTCTTGTGGGGTATCTCTGACGGATGCAAACAGGATCGGCAAGTCAAGAATCGAATACTGCGTTCGCAACAAATGGCACAGCTCAATCCCTGATACTCCTGGCATCATCACATCCAGAATGACGAGGTCAGGTTGGGGTTGCTCCTTGATTTTCGTCATGGCTTCTCTTGCCGAAAAGGCGGAAATGACATTATAGCGATGCTTGGAAAGGATGTTCAGCAAGGTGTGAATGTTGGATGCCTCATCATCGACAATCATGATGGTGTATTGGTGGTTATCCAATATGTTGAGAGGAATCTGCTCACTTGCCTCCCGAAGCCTCTCCTGAGCCGTTGCAGCAAGCTCCTGTGTCACCATCTGCTGCTGCCCCGTCGCTAGCGTAAGTGTCATACGGGTGCCTTTGCCCAGCTCCGAGCTCTCTACCCAAATCTCCCCTCCCATGAGTTCAACCAGCTTGCGATTGATGTATAAGCCTACGCCCATGCCTGTATACCCATCCTGTGGCAATAGTTGGTCCACCTGCTCAAAGTAATCAAAAATGGCTTCGTGCTTATCCGGTGAAATTCCTATCCCCGTATCCTCTACAGAGATACGAACCTGTCCCCCTGCCACGCCCGCCGTTACCTTAATCGAGCCTATATTCGTATGCTTGATGGCATTGTGCACAAGATTATACATAATTTGACGAAGCCGATTCTCATCTGCATACACCCAAATGTTAGCGGGGACCTCATTTTCCAGCCGGACATCTTTCCCCAGCAGTTCGAATTGCAGTACGTCAAAGACAATTTGGGTGATGACCTTGATATCTACAATCGAGAAATGGAGGCGTAGCTCCCCGTGCTTCAAGCGAGTAACATCGAGTAAATCACCAACTAGCATGGACAGCTTGATCGATGTATCCTTGACGAGCCAAAGATTTTGTCTTTGTTTGGAAGACAACGCATTGCTCTCATCTTCTAGTAAATGGGACGTAATATTGATAATCCCGTGAAGCGGTGTCTTCATCTCATGCGAAGTATGCGTCAGAAACTCATCTTTGATCTGATTGGAAATCCTCAATTGATGGGAGAGAATTTCAGTCTTTTCATACGCATTCGTGAATCGAACGGCCAAAAGAATGTTGATGAAGGTAATGAAATAGAGGATGCCGATTTTTCCTGCAAGATCAGTGGGCACGATGTTTTCTGCGTATAAGAGACCGTCAATGAGAGCGATCGACATGGAAACACTCGCCCCAATGAAAAGCAGCAGTTCTTTTCGGTCGGACGAGTCCCTCTGACTCTTGCCAGATAAATAAATCAGCCTACCCATTATGAAAAAATGAATGATTTGCACATAAATCAAGAGAGGCCCTTTCAAATTCGTATAGAAGGAGTACGGCAAGACGAGAATGACAAGAATGTAGAGAAAAATGGGCGCTGTCAGCTTCACCAGCCAGTTGCGGGATAGAACCCTTGTATCGATGGAACAGAAAAATAGGGCGAGTAAGATTGAACTCGCAAATAGGGAGGCATCCTGTGCCTTATATGCAACTGTGAAAGGAATCGAAGGAAAGAGTTGCAGCAGCACCTTCTCACCAAAAACCATGTGATAAATACCAAGAAGAATCATATAGCTGCCGCTAAATAAATAGGTTCGCTCCCTCAAGCGGAGAAAATAAAAGCTAAGATGGTACGCAGCCATGATCCCCAGTGTTACGACAAAGGCGATATCTGTTCCGAGCAAGGTGCTGTTTAAAATGGCAATATCCTCATCCAAACCTAGTTGGATAGAGCTCGCAATCCCCCCGGTGAAAAACATGAAATTCGCCACTTGAATGACAATCTCCAGATCCTTGTCATCTGCGGAAAAAAACACGGTATAGGGCGTATTTCCTGGTTGATGGGCTTCACTCACTACAGCAGGCTGTCCACTCGCACCCTCTTCGTTTCCGTTAAGGAATAATCGGTGGGACATCCGAATGCTTTTTGTTTTCAATCCGTAGATTTGCCCGTCTTTTGGGAGCTTTACTTGTAATCGATAGGTTGCAGCGCCTTTCCTGTCGATACTATCGATGACACGGTCTCCCTTCCACGTCCCAGGTACGACCAGATACGAGACATTTGCATGTAGCCCTCGTCGAAAATCTTCAGGTGATAGCAATTCCCCCGGATATATCTCCCATTCCCCATCTAAATTGACCAAGCCTTGGCTTTGAAAATCCCAGCTCGACAAATCGAGTAATCCCCGCTTCGCCATGGGCATGTCCCGACTAGGAAAGGTTTGTATATAAATCCCGATAAATACTGCTATAGAAAGTAAAAAAACCAATCCAATCCCGGCAGGCATCAGGAAATTTCTTCGCTCCAAAAATGTATCCCCTTCCCCTACAGAGCTCGAATATAGTTTCAAGACTCCTTATGCCGATTATCAACTTCTTGTTGAACGAGACTACCGAAGCGGCTCTCCCAAGCTGATTCGCAGTGCTCTGTACAAACGTTCCAGCACGACCAAACGCGCCAACTGATAGGGATATGCTTTCTTCGGGAGTGCCAACCGCTCATTTGCCCTTAACAAGACTTCCTCTGATAAGCCAAATGAGCCGCCAATCACAAAGATAATCTCATTTTGACCCTCCGCCGACAAATCTTCAATTTGCATAGAAAGTCGCTTCGGGGTCCACAGTTCTCCTTCTCCAGTGAGGGCAATAACATACTGTTCTTGTTTGACTTGCGCGAGAATTTTTTGTCCTTCCAACTGCCTCACTTGTTCGATTTCAGAGCTGTTCATCTTTTCCATTCGGTCATCTTCTGGAATTTCGACGATGTTCATTTTGCAATACACGGCCAAGCGTTCGCTGTATGCTTCCACTCGCGGCAAGATATCATTTTTGATTTTTCCCACAGATATTATGGTGAACTGCATGAAACTCGCCTTCTTCCTTTTTCTTGGAATGATAGCAATTCGTTCTCCCAAACTTCTCACAGGATCTGTGGTTGTAATGATATCTTCCTGCTTCTTGTCTCACTGCCCAATCACGCGCGTCACCCACTCGCTTATCTCCTGAGGCGGATCCATTTCCCACTCTTGGCGATAGGCATTAGCGAATTTGGCATAGTGCTGGACGATTTTCTGTTTTTGTTCGCCCCTTGCGTAAATGCTCATCAAAGCGACATTCATTTCCTCGTGCAAAGGGTACACCGTCAAGTACTCTTCCAGCCTGCGCACTGCTTTGGGCAACTCCTCTGAGGCAATGTCTAGCTCTACCAGTTTGCACACCAGCTCCGTATACTTTTTTCGATACCGTTCTTCCAGAGGGGCTTTCCACAAGAAATCCTTGCGATCAAAAAGGGCTCCCTTGTACATTGCACACAAGTTTTCGGCTCCTCTTGCGCTTTGCCTATCCTTTAACGAAGCAAGATCGAATTGCTGGAATGCCAATAAATCGTACGTCTGATCCAACGGGTGAAATAGATAACCTTCACCCGTTTTTTGTATATCGATGCCGAGTTCTTGCTCTTTCATGATTTTCTTCAGGCGGTACATGGTATTGTGCAGGTTATGCGTGGCTCTGCTTTCGTC
This genomic stretch from Brevibacillus brevis harbors:
- a CDS encoding spore germination protein; protein product: MMRRFLSQRRKKKTPSLITQRLQQRNDPALALSTSLQQNMETFKTVLGSPHDLLIRSFTIGNTTHSCAVIAIDGLANCDMLDAQVLGQIQLMISTASKVVPTEPDEIVRMLYEEVLSVVEISKATDLTKILEGILSGDTAIFVDGATEVIIIDSKGWKTRAIEEPVSEGLVRGPRDGFTESIRDNTVHIRRRVKDPNLRFEGSIIGRRSRTDVIIAYIENIVDPELLDEVRRRISTIDVDEIEESGFIEQWIEDDFLSPFPQIHNTERPDKVSTALFQGRIAILVDGTPMVLILPVTIGLLLHSPEDYYERWIVGSLARLLRYLAAFLAVYSPAFYIALVTFHPGLIPSDLAFSIAATRDGVPFPAFVEAIMMVTTMELLQEAGLRLPKPIGQTVGIVGGLVIGDAAVSAGIVSPVMVIVVALTAIASFAIPAYHLAIAFRMIRFFAMFMAAIFGIYGVVLSFIAIMIHLSNLTSIGYPYLAPLAPQMPRDWKDMILRAPVTFLKTRPDALHTKDENRMSTGGS
- a CDS encoding GerAB/ArcD/ProY family transporter, with the translated sequence MSAETLAEKMISKNHMGINIASVTIGVGILTFPRSLAKATGAFDGWISVVISGLCACLVGWLLAKLAARFPRQSFFEYSSIIASKPIAYILTFLVCIYTMLFVSFEIRAIGNIAKQYLFYNTPVEMITLSFLLIVQYSVIGSRIAMLRLNLLFLPVVLVVMFIVLLFTTQLFEIDNIRPFFSSDWRSLLEGSRVVGLSYSGFEIILFYTMLMKKPQEGAKAVTLGLSIPILLYMTIYMFAIGVFSAEVATNLTYPTIELAKEVEIPGGFFERVESIFFTIWIMTIFNTCAMWLDITVLNLSSMFHKVRKTFWVLILSPMIYFVAMLPQNLVDFFAFADSITYFGMILVYLCPILLLLIAVIRGVKGHE
- a CDS encoding Ger(x)C family spore germination protein, encoding MNRQLTAFCIFLLLSTLLAGCWDQVQIEERGFVVGVAVDKPRTKEAEQQAKQEAPDKPQVKERFLVTHQFVVPGGLISGGQGSGGGQNTANEAYLNLVSEGDSLFEISRELATRTSRTPFYQHMKILIVSEDVARTKNGFARALDFYLRDPDSRRSSKVFISNGLAKEVLEVKPKTEKLPAIYVNSIGENVKKNSRMLPEARLGDVHEELLSSYSFVVPRIRPEEQEVKLAGAAVFTHDNQLVGFLGEEETEGLNFLTGKVSGGMVKGKLKNNLVSMNIQGIKHSIEPDLRDPQHMKFKITIECEGTLAESYATMDSLNNTTMEKLEQVFAEEIERMSNDTIRKVHKQMKVDVIKLGNYLKQHYFSLWKKIRRDWETGQHLYEKSEIKVQAKVYLRNIGAINRTERQNNR
- a CDS encoding DNA/RNA non-specific endonuclease, which gives rise to MTQLLQNQKQPRMPIIQRKLKQENLNKMKADHPDVFEQEDFEEAVGDDGKFTDVQADKGLPTFWGMLKEVYGEKNLNAKVFAKTKKELGDTCDRPHSVTALITKSASKNDREGLKLVTAIGNLGNEEILIREGAISGLLASYDGGHLVGYQILRGQGADQEWNVAPQDTKNNQQSYNNTIEEMLREAKIGTKYEYTVEVKYDQLNFSVDQDQLLKLGILKKIDADKPWEIQLPVRIPFKWEAKAEMLNNGQFGRPTVGDSSYDQYSENMDESNLDYTESDYTARYHLSYSVNRGEDKDFTKKSSELEDTKGVSGIRFSMHQALMSDHAKNKDPIAWKGRERVADYGSVQDGLVVESAGIRKAIEKMYEKNRQDFIEFEAMEDADQPEAFELAPAVVMDKMVDEGYRSCFIQELRDAEIETEYDELKYANENYLESFSMKDDDLNSLQLEKDHLKDIETKMNAKDSSPDLLKECKALLQKQSRVLRVILNHRRERMTYAKIVKKTRPIYKRKWEKSVKKSIDAHERLKNMKMKRRKTRSEEQILRDFEWNKNNCRRIETFDGYLKGDITLRELEIE
- a CDS encoding type 1 glutamine amidotransferase domain-containing protein; amino-acid sequence: MRLAGKQVVCFVESEFEDLELWYPVMRLREEGATVHFVGPKANHVYIGKYGVPCEADKAMAEVNPADYAGVLVPGGWAPDKLRRYPEVLSFVVAMHEAKKPIGHICHAGWVLASAKILRGVTTTSTPGIKDDMENAGAIWIDEEVVVDGHIVGSRRPPDLPAYAKAFADLLAQQ
- a CDS encoding ATP-binding protein, which gives rise to MPAGIGLVFLLSIAVFIGIYIQTFPSRDMPMAKRGLLDLSSWDFQSQGLVNLDGEWEIYPGELLSPEDFRRGLHANVSYLVVPGTWKGDRVIDSIDRKGAATYRLQVKLPKDGQIYGLKTKSIRMSHRLFLNGNEEGASGQPAVVSEAHQPGNTPYTVFFSADDKDLEIVIQVANFMFFTGGIASSIQLGLDEDIAILNSTLLGTDIAFVVTLGIMAAYHLSFYFLRLRERTYLFSGSYMILLGIYHMVFGEKVLLQLFPSIPFTVAYKAQDASLFASSILLALFFCSIDTRVLSRNWLVKLTAPIFLYILVILVLPYSFYTNLKGPLLIYVQIIHFFIMGRLIYLSGKSQRDSSDRKELLLFIGASVSMSIALIDGLLYAENIVPTDLAGKIGILYFITFINILLAVRFTNAYEKTEILSHQLRISNQIKDEFLTHTSHEMKTPLHGIINITSHLLEDESNALSSKQRQNLWLVKDTSIKLSMLVGDLLDVTRLKHGELRLHFSIVDIKVITQIVFDVLQFELLGKDVRLENEVPANIWVYADENRLRQIMYNLVHNAIKHTNIGSIKVTAGVAGGQVRISVEDTGIGISPDKHEAIFDYFEQVDQLLPQDGYTGMGVGLYINRKLVELMGGEIWVESSELGKGTRMTLTLATGQQQMVTQELAATAQERLREASEQIPLNILDNHQYTIMIVDDEASNIHTLLNILSKHRYNVISAFSAREAMTKIKEQPQPDLVILDVMMPGVSGIELCHLLRTQYSILDLPILFASVRDTPQDIALGYRAGANDYVTKPFDAETLIARVQTLLSMKTSIQEAIRNEHAFHQAQIKPHFLYNALSSVISFCYTDGEKAAYLITMLSQYLRYILDMDRTTLFVPLFREMELIHAYVDIEKARFGEGFDFVCHVDEGILEKEIPSLSIQPFVENAIRHGLFEKDEKGHVTLTIVDGGHYIKVMIEDDGVGIADDLLYQISKGENQKGSIGIQNIRRRLDTIPGATLSITSEMGKGTKVVMHIPTPEEMNA
- a CDS encoding 23S rRNA (pseudouridine(1915)-N(3))-methyltransferase RlmH, whose product is MQFTIISVGKIKNDILPRVEAYSERLAVYCKMNIVEIPEDDRMEKMNSSEIEQVRQLEGQKILAQVKQEQYVIALTGEGELWTPKRLSMQIEDLSAEGQNEIIFVIGGSFGLSEEVLLRANERLALPKKAYPYQLARLVVLERLYRALRISLGEPLR
- a CDS encoding response regulator codes for the protein MIKVMIVEDEKPILDLMKHVIGQNDHYTIVGAFTHPLEALACLPDLCPDVAFLDVEMPKMNGLELGSKINELSEHTKIIFTTAYKQYALDAFKVYAFDYILKPITPAAIERVTNRLVKQLQMTTPIKHPMKNSSIQCFGGMDVRNAGGEVVRWPTRKSEELFAYFLCHPREDISKWHLTDLLWPEMDESRATHNLHNTMYRLKKIMKEQELGIDIQKTGEGYLFHPLDQTYDLLAFQQFDLASLKDRQSARGAENLCAMYKGALFDRKDFLWKAPLEERYRKKYTELVCKLVELDIASEELPKAVRRLEEYLTVYPLHEEMNVALMSIYARGEQKQKIVQHYAKFANAYRQEWEMDPPQEISEWVTRVIGQ